The Atribacter laminatus genome contains the following window.
TCATTGATGGGGGTATTGGCCAGCTGAACAGCGCGCTCAAAGTATTACATAATTTTTCTCTCACTATTCCCGTTCTTGCTTTAGCAAAAGAAAATGAAGAAATTTTCCTCCCTAAAAAAAGTGCCTCGCTTCGTCTTCCTCCCGAAAATTCTTCTCTCCAATTCCTCCAAAGAATTCGGAATGAAGTGCATCGATTTGTCATCACCTTTCATCGAGTGAGAAGAAATAAAAATATGTTTTCCTCTGTTTTAGACGATATACCGGGAATTGGTCCCAAACGAAAACATGTCCTCCTTTCAGCCTTTGACAATCTGACTCAAATTTTAGATTATTCCCCCCAAGAGGTATCTCATCAATTAAAAATACCCACCCAAAGCATTATCGAAATTCAAAAAAAACTCAGTCAAAAAAATATATCAACCATGAAAGAGGGAATTGTTTCTTCATGAATTTTAAAGAAAGTCTTAGAACCGAACTGTTTACCATCCAACCGCCAAACAAAGAGGAGGTTGAGAGTGAATTTGTCGGAATAATTAGGACTGGCGCAGTGATAAAAAAGCATTCCCATCAGCTTCTTTTACATTTTTCCAACCGCCATCCGGCTTTGATTAAAAAATGTGTCACTTATAAAAAAATTCTTTTCCCTCGCTCAGTTCACACTATTCACGTACAAGAGAGGAGGGGAATTCCCGGAGGAATATTTTACTGTTTCGAATTTCCCGTCACCAATGACCTACTCGATCAATTTGGTTTTCAAGATGTAGACATCCTCAGGAGCTTTTTCAACCATAAATTAGCAGCCCATTTTTTAAGAGGAGTATTCGAATCTCGTGGTTATATGGGCGATCCCTTAAGAGGATATCACATAGAAATACAGCTCAATTCAGAAAAGCTTGCCAATTTCATACTCAATTATCTCCAAAGTCTCCAGTTTGACTTTCATTCTCGTACAGTCAAAGGAGATGTTAATCTTTATATAAAAAATTCTCAATCGATAGCTGATTTTATCCGCTTTCTTGGAGCCCATCAAAGTTACCTCGAAATGGAAAAAATTATGGTTGAAAAATCGACTATTAACGAAATTACCCGTTGGGTAAATTATGAAACTGCTAATTTAAATAAAATTGTTGCCTCTTCTTCACGACAAAGAAAAAAAATTCACAGTCTTGATTTTGATGACCTTCCTCTCCATCTTCAAGAAATTGCCAGATTACGTATAGAAAATCCCTGTTCCTCTTTACGTGAAATCGGTGACCTTTGCATCCCACCGCTTTCTAAATCAGAGGTTCATCGCCGATTAAATGAAATTGAAAAAATTGCCGATAAAAAAGGGTTTACAGAAAACCAGACTTGACTTAAAATATTGGTAGTAATTTATTTGAGTAACTAGAACATCGATTTTATTCCGTTAAACTATCGGAGTGATAAAATTCCAGTTTCATGAGAAATTTGGTTTTATTGAAATCCACCGCCGAGTTCTATGGTTGGGTTTCATGTCGGCCTTTTTCGGAATAGGGTATAAAAAGGCCTCCCCTATTAAGATTTGAAGGAGGAATATAGATGGCAAATGTTATTTTAAAAGAAATTGTAAAAAAGTTTGGAGATGTTCTCGCAGTTAATAAAGTAAATCTTGAAATTAAAGATCAAGAATTTGTTGTATTGGTTGGCCCTTCTGGTTGTGGAAAAACAACAACTCTCCGTATGATCGCCGGTTTGGAAGAAATCGATGCTGGAGAAATTTACATTGGAGATACTTTGGTCAATGATGTTCCCCCCAAAGATCGTGACATCGCAATGGTATTCCAGAATTATGCCTTATATCCTCACATGGATGTTTATAACAATATGGCTTTTGGTTTAAAACTTCGAAAATTCCCAAAAAGTGACATCGATCAACGAGTCAAAGAGGCGGCTGAAATTCTCGGTATTCAAGAGCTCCTCCAGAGAAAACCAAAGCAACTTTCAGGTGGTCAAAGACAGCGTGTTGCTGTTGGTCGAGCTATCGTTCGGCATCCCAAAGTATTTTTATTTGACGAACCTCTCTCCAACTTGGATGCCAAATTAAGAGTTCAAATGAGAGCCGAACTTTCAAAACTACATGATCGATTGAAAACCACTATGATCTATGTTACTCACGACCAAATTGAAGCCATGACCATGGGTGATCGGATCGTTGTTATGCGTGATGGATTAGTCCAGCAAGTTGGAAGCCCCCTCGAACTATACAACAAACCCATCAATAAGTTCGTCGCCGGTTTTATTGGAACTCCGTCAATGAACTTCATCGATGTTGTTTTGAAGAAAGAAGGGGATGGTCTCTATCTCGACGGTCAATCTTTCAAGCTCAACATTCCTAATGAGTTTAAAGAAAGCCTGCTTCCTCACCTTAACCAGGAATTGACCCTTGGTATTCGACCCCAAGATCTTTTTGATAGTGAAGTGAGCAAAGAGTCGGCATCAACTGGATCGACCATAAATACTACCGTTGACGTTGTTGAACCTTTAGGTTCAGAACAAATCATTTACCTCACCACTGGACCCCATACTTTAGTAGCTGTTCTTGATATGCAAACTCGAACTGGCGTTGGTGATGACCTCAAGATTGCAGTTGATACTTCAAAAATGCATCTTTTCAAATCAGATACTGAAATAGCAATAATTTAATCCCAAAGGCGTGCATTAAGCACGCCTTTTCTTAATTAATACTGCTTTCCCCACCTTCTCCTCCTGAGCATACTAGGTATCTCATGGGGTAGTTGTGTTTATATTCCTGTTTTGTTTGACGAGTTTTATTGATGTTGTATAATAAGGAGTCTAATTGTTGATAATATTACATTCATATAAGGGAGGTATTCGAAGTGAAAGTTGGAATTAACGGATTTGGTCGAATTGGACGTTTAGTATTCAGAAGGATGCTCGAAGTAGGCGGGTTTGATGTCGTTGCAGTGAATGACCTGACCGATAATAAGGTGCTCGCCCATCTGTTAAAATACGATTCAGTTCATGGTCAAATACCGAATGAGGTTTCGGCCAAAGATGATGCTCTTGTAGTTGATGGAAAACCCATCAAAGTATTTGCCCAAAGAGACCCCTCTCAGCTTCCTTGGAAAGATTTGGGAGCCGATTTGATTATTGAATCAACCGGGGTATTCAGGGATCGAGCTGGTGCTTCTAAGCACATTCAAGCTGGAGCTAAAAAGGTCATTATCTCGGCACCAGCCAAGGAACCCGATGCCACCATCGTTATGGGAGTAAACCATCGCAGTTACAATAAAGATAAACACCATATCATTTCCAATGCATCATGCACAACAAACTGCTTGGCTCCCATCGCTAAAGTACTTCATGATAATTTCTCGATCGTTAGTGGATTAATGACCACTATCCATGCCTATACCAATGACCAAGTCATTCTTGATTTTCCTCACAAAGATTTACGCCGGGCTCGAGCAGCGGGGATGTCAATGATCCCTACTACAACCGGAGCTGCTAAAGCTTTAGGTGAAGTGATCCCGGAGTTAAAAGGAAAATTGAATGGGTTCGCCATCCGTATTCCAAGCCCGGATGTATCAGTCGTTGATTTGGCTGCAATTGTAGAAAAAACAACTACAGCTGATGAAGTGAATGCTGCCCTCAAGAAAGCGTCTGAAAATGGCGATTTCAAGGGATATCTGGGATATTCTGAACTGCCGTTGGTTTCAATCGATTACCTCCATTGTGCCAATTCGGCTACCGTCGATGCTCTCTCAACCATGGTGGTTGGCAATCTCGTTAAAGTCTTAGCATGGTATGATAATGAATGGGGCTATTCCTGCCGAACGGTCGATTTAGCCAATTGGGTTATGCAATAAAAGGAGCCTGATATGTCACGAATTCCTATCGCAGCTGGTAATTGGAAAATGAATAAAACTGTCGAAGAAGCCTCGGAATTTGCCGAGGCTCTTCTTGATTTATCTCCGAATACTTCAGACATTGAAGTTATTCTCTGTCCACCATTTGTTACTCTTTATCCTCTTTCCCAAAAATTAGCTCAAAAGGGTATAAAGTTAGCAGCTCAAAACTGTTATTGGGAAGCCAAAGGTGCTTTTACTGGTGAGGTTTCTATACCCATGCTTCTGGCGGCACACTGTCAGTATGTCATTTGTGGCCATTCGGAACGGCGCCATATCTTTGGTGAAACTTCTGAAGATGTTGGCAAAAAAGTTACGGCTGCCATTCACTTTGGGCTTAAACCCATCCTTTGCGTTGGCGAAACCATAGAGGAAAGAGAAGCGGGTCGCACCGAAACCATTGTTTTTGATCATCTATCAAAAGGCATTACCAACCTTAGCAAAGAAGAGGCTTTATCACTGGTTGTTGCTTATGAACCTGTCTGGGCAATTGGAACTGGAAAAGCTGCCACTCCCCAGGACGCTCATCAAGTAATTTCCTACATTCGACAGCAATTAGTCAAAAAATTCGGTGATAATACTGCCAAACAAATTCGAATACTATACGGCGGCAGTGTAACGCCCGACAATGTTTTTGATTTCATGAAAGATCCAGATATTGATGGGTCATTGGTGGGTGGAGCCAGCTTAGATCCAACTAAATTTTACAAAATTATATTAGAAAGCTTAAGGGCTTCCCAATAGAGGAGAGTCGATATGCAAGCTTGGATGATTATTCAGATTTTTATTTCAGTTGGTTTAATTTTAGTGGTCATTTTTCAACCTCGGAAAGCCGGTATGGGAGGAGGTATTTTTGGGGGAATGACCCGTGCTGATCGGAGTAGCAAGTTTAAAAACCTCCCAGTTTTGGGAAAACTAACCGTTGTTTTCGCCGTAGCCTTCATGGTGGTATCCTTAATTTTTGCCTTTCTTCTAACCTGAGAAGAGGTGGAAGGTCAGGTGTCGCAAAAACCTTGGGTTAATGATCTTCAGGAAGCGATTCAATATCGTCCCGATCCAAAACGGCTGTTTTTATCGGCAACCCATGATGAGATAATACAGGGATATACAACTGACATTTATTTTGTTAGTGCACAACAAATTCTACGCCACCTGCAGCTTGATCAAACCCCGGTCGTCGCAGAAATTTTTGCCCGGCATCCGGGGATTTTTTGTGGATTGCCCGACGTTCTTTCTCTATTGTCACACAGCCAAGTGGAAATATGGAGCTTACAGGAAGGTGATCCCTTCGATTCAAGGGAGGTGGTTTTGAGAATAAAAGGTCCCTATTCAGAATTTGGTGTTTTCGAAACTCCTTTACTGGGAATACTTGCTCATAGTGCTGGATGGGCAACCGCAGCCCAAGAATGTAAAGAAGCGGCTGGGAAGAAGATGGTTCTCTGTTTTGGAGCTCGACATGTTCATCCCTCGGTAGCACCAGTAATGGAAAGGTCAGCTCTGATTGGAGGAGCTGATAGTGCCGCCTGCATCCTGGGAGCGAAGCTAGCCGGAAAAATTCCAGGGGGGACCATTCCTCATGCGGCAATCCTTATTTGTGGGGATACGGTGTTGTCAGCTAAAGCCTTCGACGAAAGCATACCGAGCGAATTTCCTCGCATCATCTTAGTCGATACCTTCAAAGATGAAGCCGAAGAATCACTTCGTTTGGCTCAAATCATTGAAAATAAGTTAGAAGGAATTCGTCTCGATACACCAGAGGAAAGGGGAGGAGTTACCTTGTCTCTGGTGAAGGAAGTTCGCGAAAGATTAAATCAAGCAGGATATCCTAATATAAAAATTGTGGTTTCTGGTGGTATCACTCCTGAAAAAATACGTCTGTTCCATGATCATACTGATATTTTCGGTGTGGGGAGTTATATCAGTGGGCATTCTCCTATTGATATGACTATGGATATCAAAGAAGTAGCTGGCCAAAGGATTGCCAAAAGGGGAAGAATTCCCGGAATAACGAATAATCCAAGGCTAGTAAAAATTTCATAATAAGGAGGCATAAAAATTGAAAAAGATTTTGGTTTTGACATGGTTATTGGTTTTTGTATTGGGAATTTCGGTTGCCTTTGCCGAAATAAAAAATCCCGATACGTATGTGTATCTCCATATTGGTGAACCGGATACCCTCGATTCCGGATATGCCTATGATAATGCCAGTGGTGAGGTATTAACCTATGTCTATGAAAATCTCATTTCCTACGATGGAGTAAATCTCCAAAAATTTATCCCCGTTCTGTCAACCGAAGTTCCAACTGCTGAAAATGGTCTTATAAAGGATAATGGCACAACCTACCTATTCCCAATTCGAGAGGGTGTCAAGTTTCACAACGGAAACGAACTTACTCCCGAAGATGTTGAATATTCGTTCGAGCGAAATATCCTTTTTGATCCAGCTAACGGACCACAATGGATGATCATTGAAGCTTTGTTTAATTTCCAGACCCTTGATGATCTGGTTGCCGATAAAGTCGGAACTCCTCTTACCGATATGGTTGATGAAAATGGAAACTTAATCAACCCCGACGATGCCAATAAATTGATAGAATTTTATCAGCAAGTTATTGATCCGGTCATTGAAGTTCAGGACGGTTCGGTAGTGTTCCGCCTGGTGCGTCCCTTTGCACCTTTTCTTTATATTCTCCCGAAACATGCTTACTGGAGCAATATCTTCGATAAAGAAACCTGCGTTGAATGGGGTTGCTGGGATGGGAACGCTGATGGATGGTGGAAATACTATAATGTAAAAAAAGAATCTTCGCCTCTTTATGATAAAGCCAATGGTACAGGCCCTTTCAAATTTACCGAGTGGGATCGAACCCAACAGAAGGTTACCCTGGACCGTTTTGATGGATATTGGGGAGAAAAGGCCAAAATTGCCCAGATTATTGACTGGGGAATTGACGAGTGGGGCACACGACGAGCCATGTTGGAAGCCGGAGATGCCGACCAGATTTATATGCCAGCTCAGTATCTCGATCAGGTTAAAGACTTGGATGATATTAAAATTGAAAGTGGGAAGAGAATCACCGTAACCGCTTTCCATTTTAACTGGACAGTTGATAAAACCAGTGATTTCTTAGGAAGTGGAGCCCTCGATGGGAATGGTATCCCGGCTGATTTCTTTAGTGATATCCATTGCCGCCGTGCTTTTAGCTACGCTTTCGATTATGACACCATGATCCAGGAAGTTTTATTGGGATATGGGGAGCGACCCCCATCAGTTATTCCTTCTGGCATGCTGGGATACAATCCCGATCTTCCCATGTTTGAGTTCGACCTGGCAAAAGCCGAAGAGGAATTCAAAAAAGCTTGGGACGGCAAAGTCTGGGAAAATGGTTTTAAGCTGACTTTGCTTTACAACACTGGGAATGATGCTCGACAAACCGCCTGTGAAATGTTCAAAGAAAACATTGAATCCCTCAATCCCAAATTTAAAATTGATGTACAGGGAGTTCAGTGGCCAAATTACTTGGATGCTTATAAAAGCGGCAAATTACCAGCATTTGTCATTGGCTGGATTGCCGATTATCCCGATCCCCATAACTTCATTTTCACTTATTTCCACAGCAGTGGAGTCTATGGTGGACCCCAAGGAGAAGCCTATATTAATTTTGCTCAAGAAAATCTAAATCCGATCATTGAAGCGGCCATCTCTGAAACCGATGCAACCAAGCGGCAAAATATGTACGAAGAAATTCAGAAAATCGCTTACGAAAATGTGTTAGGTCTTACCTTCTATCAAGAGATAGCGCTTTTCCCAATGAAAACCTGGGTCCAAGGATGGGAATTCAATCCAATACAATCAGGCGAAGCTAATTATAATGGGGTTTATAAAGCCGAATAAATGATTGAAGAATAATGATCGTACTCCGGAGGGAATTCTATTTTCCCTCCGGAGTGGAAGGATTGATAGTTTTGATATTTTATATTATACGGAGAGTCTTATTTATACCTATTACTCTTTTTGGTATTTCTCTCATCGTTTTCTCTATGATTGGCATGCTCAGTCCCTATCAGCGACTTGCCACCTTCATCAGCAGCCCTGACCGCCTAAAAAGTGAAAATGTCGATCAGCTCATTTCTATGTACGGCCTCGATGATCCGATACCTGTTCAGTATGGAAGATGGTTTAAAAATCTGCTTCAAGGAAACCTAGGATGGTCCTATGTTGGAAAAGCTCCGGTTTTGCAAGCTTTACTCCAGCGTTTTCCCTATACCTTAGAACTGACGTTATATTCCGCCATCCCCATTATCTTGATCGGAACCTGGATGGGAGTCCTGTCGGCACTCCATCACAACCGTACCTTGGATCATTCGCTGCGGATTTTTGCCGTGGTAGGGTGGTCCTTTCCTGATTTTGTATTTGGCCTATTCGTTCTCATGATTTTTTATAGTACTTTAGGGCTTTTCCCCCCAGGGAACTTGAGTCTCTGGGCTGAAGGTATTGTTAAATC
Protein-coding sequences here:
- the whiA gene encoding DNA-binding protein WhiA; the encoded protein is MNFKESLRTELFTIQPPNKEEVESEFVGIIRTGAVIKKHSHQLLLHFSNRHPALIKKCVTYKKILFPRSVHTIHVQERRGIPGGIFYCFEFPVTNDLLDQFGFQDVDILRSFFNHKLAAHFLRGVFESRGYMGDPLRGYHIEIQLNSEKLANFILNYLQSLQFDFHSRTVKGDVNLYIKNSQSIADFIRFLGAHQSYLEMEKIMVEKSTINEITRWVNYETANLNKIVASSSRQRKKIHSLDFDDLPLHLQEIARLRIENPCSSLREIGDLCIPPLSKSEVHRRLNEIEKIADKKGFTENQT
- a CDS encoding ABC transporter ATP-binding protein gives rise to the protein MANVILKEIVKKFGDVLAVNKVNLEIKDQEFVVLVGPSGCGKTTTLRMIAGLEEIDAGEIYIGDTLVNDVPPKDRDIAMVFQNYALYPHMDVYNNMAFGLKLRKFPKSDIDQRVKEAAEILGIQELLQRKPKQLSGGQRQRVAVGRAIVRHPKVFLFDEPLSNLDAKLRVQMRAELSKLHDRLKTTMIYVTHDQIEAMTMGDRIVVMRDGLVQQVGSPLELYNKPINKFVAGFIGTPSMNFIDVVLKKEGDGLYLDGQSFKLNIPNEFKESLLPHLNQELTLGIRPQDLFDSEVSKESASTGSTINTTVDVVEPLGSEQIIYLTTGPHTLVAVLDMQTRTGVGDDLKIAVDTSKMHLFKSDTEIAII
- the gap gene encoding type I glyceraldehyde-3-phosphate dehydrogenase: MKVGINGFGRIGRLVFRRMLEVGGFDVVAVNDLTDNKVLAHLLKYDSVHGQIPNEVSAKDDALVVDGKPIKVFAQRDPSQLPWKDLGADLIIESTGVFRDRAGASKHIQAGAKKVIISAPAKEPDATIVMGVNHRSYNKDKHHIISNASCTTNCLAPIAKVLHDNFSIVSGLMTTIHAYTNDQVILDFPHKDLRRARAAGMSMIPTTTGAAKALGEVIPELKGKLNGFAIRIPSPDVSVVDLAAIVEKTTTADEVNAALKKASENGDFKGYLGYSELPLVSIDYLHCANSATVDALSTMVVGNLVKVLAWYDNEWGYSCRTVDLANWVMQ
- the tpiA gene encoding triose-phosphate isomerase produces the protein MSRIPIAAGNWKMNKTVEEASEFAEALLDLSPNTSDIEVILCPPFVTLYPLSQKLAQKGIKLAAQNCYWEAKGAFTGEVSIPMLLAAHCQYVICGHSERRHIFGETSEDVGKKVTAAIHFGLKPILCVGETIEEREAGRTETIVFDHLSKGITNLSKEEALSLVVAYEPVWAIGTGKAATPQDAHQVISYIRQQLVKKFGDNTAKQIRILYGGSVTPDNVFDFMKDPDIDGSLVGGASLDPTKFYKIILESLRASQ
- the secG gene encoding preprotein translocase subunit SecG gives rise to the protein MQAWMIIQIFISVGLILVVIFQPRKAGMGGGIFGGMTRADRSSKFKNLPVLGKLTVVFAVAFMVVSLIFAFLLT
- a CDS encoding nicotinate phosphoribosyltransferase gives rise to the protein MSQKPWVNDLQEAIQYRPDPKRLFLSATHDEIIQGYTTDIYFVSAQQILRHLQLDQTPVVAEIFARHPGIFCGLPDVLSLLSHSQVEIWSLQEGDPFDSREVVLRIKGPYSEFGVFETPLLGILAHSAGWATAAQECKEAAGKKMVLCFGARHVHPSVAPVMERSALIGGADSAACILGAKLAGKIPGGTIPHAAILICGDTVLSAKAFDESIPSEFPRIILVDTFKDEAEESLRLAQIIENKLEGIRLDTPEERGGVTLSLVKEVRERLNQAGYPNIKIVVSGGITPEKIRLFHDHTDIFGVGSYISGHSPIDMTMDIKEVAGQRIAKRGRIPGITNNPRLVKIS
- a CDS encoding ABC transporter substrate-binding protein — protein: MKKILVLTWLLVFVLGISVAFAEIKNPDTYVYLHIGEPDTLDSGYAYDNASGEVLTYVYENLISYDGVNLQKFIPVLSTEVPTAENGLIKDNGTTYLFPIREGVKFHNGNELTPEDVEYSFERNILFDPANGPQWMIIEALFNFQTLDDLVADKVGTPLTDMVDENGNLINPDDANKLIEFYQQVIDPVIEVQDGSVVFRLVRPFAPFLYILPKHAYWSNIFDKETCVEWGCWDGNADGWWKYYNVKKESSPLYDKANGTGPFKFTEWDRTQQKVTLDRFDGYWGEKAKIAQIIDWGIDEWGTRRAMLEAGDADQIYMPAQYLDQVKDLDDIKIESGKRITVTAFHFNWTVDKTSDFLGSGALDGNGIPADFFSDIHCRRAFSYAFDYDTMIQEVLLGYGERPPSVIPSGMLGYNPDLPMFEFDLAKAEEEFKKAWDGKVWENGFKLTLLYNTGNDARQTACEMFKENIESLNPKFKIDVQGVQWPNYLDAYKSGKLPAFVIGWIADYPDPHNFIFTYFHSSGVYGGPQGEAYINFAQENLNPIIEAAISETDATKRQNMYEEIQKIAYENVLGLTFYQEIALFPMKTWVQGWEFNPIQSGEANYNGVYKAE
- a CDS encoding ABC transporter permease; amino-acid sequence: MIFYIIRRVLFIPITLFGISLIVFSMIGMLSPYQRLATFISSPDRLKSENVDQLISMYGLDDPIPVQYGRWFKNLLQGNLGWSYVGKAPVLQALLQRFPYTLELTLYSAIPIILIGTWMGVLSALHHNRTLDHSLRIFAVVGWSFPDFVFGLFVLMIFYSTLGLFPPGNLSLWAEGIVKSTSFRSFTGMTTIDALLNGRLDVFVNALRHLVGPVLTLTYVQLAYILRITRSSMLDVLQRDYVRTARAKGLDERIVINKHAKRNAMIPVATVSGQTIVGLMAGTVIVEAIFNRTGLGSFLALAAQQLDYASIMGGVLFFGLILIIGNLLVDISYAYIDPRVRLD